The proteins below come from a single Eucalyptus grandis isolate ANBG69807.140 chromosome 3, ASM1654582v1, whole genome shotgun sequence genomic window:
- the LOC108958526 gene encoding uncharacterized protein LOC108958526 translates to MALFVFLPGPHSPHSPQALTPSSSCFCAPSSASTSFVAIVAFRALTIETTSGSVSILGQACRHQSGRNLQLLGREPSRPSHAARFVCRHRRLSGSGDIICEWVGFIFELGRVGTKAEEVFKCWVPRPLHVHTPLASFIAVVAFLGRAIETGSGSFLISGSGTTPAILKPKQKKLAISGSRASPPSQVARMSSLDSVSPCHRYRILSHKMKSTLYYWLS, encoded by the exons ATGGCGCTCTTCGTCTTCCTTCCCGGTCCTCACTCACCTCACTCACCTCAAGCCCTCACGCCCTCGTCCTCTTGCTTTTGCGCTCCTTCTTCCGCTTCGACTTCGTTCGTTGCCATCGTCGCCTTTCGGGCTTTGACGATAGAAACCACGAGTGGCTCGGTTTCGATTTTGGGTCAGGCGTGTCGTCACCAAAGCGGAAGAAATTTGCAGCTACTGGGTCGTGAGCCCTCTCGGCCTTCACACGCCGCTCGCTTCGTTTGTCGCCATCGTCGCCTTTCTGGTTCCGGCGATATAATCTGCGAGTGGGTCGGTTTCATTTTCGAGCTCGGCCGCGTTGGCACCAAAGCGGAAGAAGTTTTCAAGTGCTGGGTCCCGAGACCTCTTCACGTTCACACGCCGCTTGCTTCGTTTATCGCGGTCGTTGCTTTTCTGGGTCGGGCAATAGAAACCGGCAGTGGGTCATTCTTGATTTCAGGCTCGGGCACGACGCCAGCGATTTTGAAGCCAAAGCAGAAGAAGCTTGCGATTTCTGGGTCTCGAGCCTCTCCGCCTTCACAGGTCGCTCGAATGTCTTCACTAGACAGTGTATCCCCTTGCCATCGCTACCGGATTCTCTCCCACAAAAT GAAGTCTACACTTTACTATTGGCTATCATGA